A genomic window from Actinomycetaceae bacterium MB13-C1-2 includes:
- a CDS encoding 2-oxoacid:acceptor oxidoreductase family protein produces the protein MVEIRIHGRGGQGVVTASDMVAMAAFKEGHHAQAFPSFGSERTGAPVVSFCRVSDSEIRTREPVLEPDIVIVQDPTLLSVMDVFSGMKPDGYALINTGRSVQELRDEGLIDTAVGDKIITVPASEIAREHVGRPLPNAALLGAMAAYTKLVDISSVEDAIHQRFKGRLGDSNASAARAAYDFVKESGNA, from the coding sequence ATGGTCGAAATACGAATCCATGGGCGAGGAGGCCAAGGAGTCGTTACCGCATCCGACATGGTGGCTATGGCAGCCTTCAAAGAAGGACACCACGCACAAGCCTTTCCATCGTTTGGTTCGGAACGCACTGGCGCTCCCGTAGTTAGTTTCTGCCGTGTCTCCGACAGCGAGATCAGGACGCGCGAACCCGTCCTCGAACCCGACATAGTCATCGTTCAGGACCCGACGCTGCTGTCGGTAATGGACGTCTTCTCGGGGATGAAACCGGACGGATACGCGCTCATCAACACCGGCCGCTCCGTTCAGGAACTGAGGGACGAGGGGCTAATCGACACCGCTGTCGGCGACAAGATCATCACCGTCCCCGCTTCGGAGATCGCTCGTGAACACGTTGGTCGGCCCCTCCCCAATGCGGCGCTTTTGGGGGCAATGGCCGCATACACAAAGCTCGTTGACATTAGCAGTGTCGAAGACGCAATCCACCAGCGCTTCAAGGGCAGACTCGGCGACTCGAACGCGTCCGCGGCCAGAGCCGCATACGACTTCGTAAAGGAAAGTGGCAATGCTTGA
- the rpsR gene encoding 30S ribosomal protein S18 codes for MAKPALRKPIKKRVAPARHVKLGEIDYKDTALLRKFISDRGKIRARRVTGVSVQEQRKLAKAIKNAREMALLPYSSSGR; via the coding sequence ATGGCGAAGCCAGCTCTTCGCAAGCCGATCAAGAAGCGCGTCGCTCCGGCGCGTCACGTAAAGCTCGGCGAAATTGATTACAAGGACACCGCTCTGCTGCGCAAGTTCATTTCGGACCGCGGCAAGATCCGCGCACGCCGCGTTACCGGTGTCTCCGTTCAGGAACAGAGGAAGCTTGCCAAGGCGATCAAGAACGCCCGCGAGATGGCCCTGCTCCCCTACTCGTCCTCCGGACGCTAG
- a CDS encoding nucleotidyltransferase family protein, with amino-acid sequence MDTGTLELRAKEAERLLTEGRNQLVAAVREAHTSGMSQREIAKAVGRSQPEVNRLIRFHGHSQGGILLRRNLSELRAILTLEGLSNPRVFGSTARGQDTEGSDIDLLVTPSMPLSLMDQARIGERLHDLLGVPVDLVLDNALRADLRDQILSEAVPL; translated from the coding sequence GTGGACACGGGAACGCTTGAATTACGAGCAAAGGAAGCGGAGCGGCTTCTAACCGAAGGGCGCAATCAACTCGTCGCTGCGGTTAGAGAAGCTCACACATCCGGGATGTCTCAACGTGAGATCGCGAAGGCCGTTGGCAGAAGCCAGCCGGAAGTGAACCGCCTCATTCGGTTCCATGGTCACAGCCAGGGCGGCATCTTGCTACGTCGAAACTTGTCGGAACTCCGGGCGATACTCACCTTGGAGGGACTTTCCAATCCCCGCGTGTTCGGATCGACTGCGAGAGGACAAGATACCGAGGGCTCGGACATAGATCTGCTGGTGACGCCAAGCATGCCCCTTAGCTTGATGGATCAGGCCAGGATTGGTGAGCGTCTCCACGATCTGCTCGGGGTGCCCGTTGACCTGGTTCTTGACAATGCACTTCGCGCAGATCTTCGAGATCAAATACTGAGTGAGGCGGTACCGCTGTGA
- a CDS encoding transglycosylase domain-containing protein, whose translation MTSSNYPSRHSEQVAGSSSPYQSTPPPPPPGSRVAKLHGNSAKAPSVDEVFDLDQGSDSSDKTKKKGKWGKRIALGILILFLLGIIGGAGLFLYMYSKSTIPAPSEFALAQATTVYYSDGETEMGTFAEVNRTIIDAEALPDYVGQAVVASEDRTFFTNQGVDIKGIARAFLNNVRGGPRQGASTLSQQYVETYFGQETYGYKDKAKEAVMAIKINRTQSKSEILANYLNTIYFGRGANGIEAASKVFFGTPASELTLSQSAMLAGIIPSPSNWDPAVDPDMAKQRWQRVLDLMVEDGWISQAEADQQVFPETIPPSDGQSSMKGTNGYLLQQIRDELIGTEGFTTQDLDAGGLKIISTIDKDMQAAAVEASTNLPEGMPDTLHVALTTLDNKTGAILAEYAGPDYQERQINAATQERAMAGSTFKPFSLIPYLEGGGSMEDLFDGNSPRTFGPNNEVEVQNAEGLSYGQVNLNTAVQKSLNTPFMDVSTKVGAQTTMDTLFKAGLPEDTPGLSPEIGNILGSASPHNVDLARIYSTLANGGYRVDPHIVDEVKDSRGNTVFKAVNEWEQVFSSKTVSMFLPALKSVTQEGGTAEAVAVIDRETAGKSGTSEDFRSSQFIGFIPQITTAVSMYNVGPNGEELSLPYINGQPFYGPPADVWVAYMQLILDKFPMAQFDWFDATVVQKPQIVQPVQPVTCGENEVLVDGQCVVQPVQPVTCGENEVLVDGQCVAKPVDPVTCGENEVLVDGQCVAKPEEPQS comes from the coding sequence GTGACTTCCTCAAATTATCCGTCGCGCCACAGCGAACAGGTCGCGGGCTCATCCAGTCCGTATCAGTCGACGCCACCACCTCCGCCGCCAGGAAGCCGCGTAGCAAAGCTTCATGGCAACTCGGCGAAAGCTCCGTCGGTGGATGAGGTGTTCGACCTCGATCAAGGTTCCGATAGCTCCGACAAGACTAAGAAGAAGGGCAAGTGGGGCAAGCGCATCGCGCTCGGTATCCTCATCCTCTTCCTTCTGGGCATCATCGGAGGGGCCGGGCTGTTCCTCTACATGTACTCAAAGAGCACCATTCCGGCTCCAAGCGAGTTTGCTCTGGCACAGGCAACCACTGTCTACTACAGCGACGGCGAAACCGAGATGGGAACCTTCGCCGAAGTAAACAGGACAATCATTGACGCAGAAGCACTGCCCGACTACGTGGGTCAAGCGGTTGTCGCCTCTGAGGACCGAACCTTCTTTACCAATCAGGGCGTAGATATCAAGGGCATCGCGCGTGCGTTCCTTAACAACGTGCGGGGAGGACCGAGGCAGGGGGCCTCGACTCTGTCTCAGCAGTATGTTGAAACCTACTTTGGTCAGGAGACATACGGCTATAAGGACAAGGCCAAAGAGGCCGTAATGGCCATCAAGATCAATCGGACCCAGTCGAAGAGTGAAATTCTTGCGAACTACCTGAACACGATCTACTTTGGTCGCGGAGCCAATGGAATTGAGGCTGCCTCAAAAGTATTCTTCGGGACCCCGGCATCCGAACTGACGCTTTCTCAGTCGGCGATGCTCGCGGGAATCATTCCGTCGCCGAGCAACTGGGACCCAGCCGTGGATCCCGACATGGCGAAGCAACGTTGGCAAAGAGTTCTGGACCTAATGGTCGAGGACGGGTGGATTTCACAGGCCGAGGCGGATCAGCAGGTCTTCCCTGAGACGATTCCTCCGTCGGATGGACAGTCTTCGATGAAGGGCACCAATGGCTACCTGCTACAACAGATCCGTGACGAGCTTATAGGTACCGAGGGCTTCACTACTCAAGACCTGGACGCTGGTGGTTTGAAGATTATTTCGACCATCGATAAGGACATGCAGGCCGCCGCAGTTGAGGCATCGACAAACCTTCCTGAGGGTATGCCAGACACGCTTCACGTCGCCCTGACGACTCTGGACAACAAGACCGGGGCGATTCTCGCTGAGTACGCGGGCCCGGACTACCAGGAAAGACAGATAAACGCGGCGACGCAGGAACGCGCGATGGCCGGTTCAACGTTCAAGCCGTTCTCCTTGATTCCATACCTAGAAGGTGGCGGGTCGATGGAGGACCTGTTCGACGGAAACTCCCCGAGAACCTTTGGGCCGAATAACGAGGTCGAGGTCCAGAACGCGGAGGGTCTGTCATATGGACAGGTCAACTTGAACACGGCCGTTCAGAAGTCTCTAAACACTCCGTTTATGGATGTCAGCACCAAGGTTGGGGCGCAGACGACCATGGACACCCTCTTTAAAGCGGGGCTACCAGAAGACACGCCAGGTCTATCCCCTGAAATCGGAAATATTCTCGGCTCTGCATCCCCGCATAATGTTGACCTAGCTCGCATCTACTCAACGCTGGCAAACGGCGGCTACAGAGTTGATCCGCATATCGTGGATGAGGTCAAAGACTCAAGAGGAAACACGGTGTTCAAAGCCGTGAATGAATGGGAGCAGGTTTTCTCTTCTAAGACGGTTTCAATGTTCCTGCCAGCTCTAAAATCAGTGACCCAGGAGGGGGGCACCGCAGAGGCCGTTGCCGTCATTGACCGTGAAACTGCCGGCAAGAGCGGTACGTCGGAGGACTTCCGTTCATCCCAGTTCATTGGGTTCATTCCGCAGATCACCACAGCGGTTTCTATGTACAACGTCGGACCGAATGGTGAGGAACTCTCGCTTCCGTACATCAACGGGCAACCGTTCTACGGGCCGCCCGCGGACGTGTGGGTTGCTTACATGCAGTTGATCCTCGATAAGTTCCCGATGGCGCAGTTCGACTGGTTTGACGCGACCGTGGTTCAAAAGCCGCAGATCGTGCAACCAGTCCAGCCGGTGACTTGTGGTGAGAATGAGGTTTTGGTTGATGGGCAGTGTGTCGTGCAACCAGTCCAGCCGGTGACTTGTGGTGAGAATGAGGTTTTGGTTGATGGGCAGTGTGTCGCGAAGCCCGTTGACCCGGTGACTTGTGGTGAGAATGAGGTTTTGGTTGATGGGCAGTGTGTCGCGAAGCCTGAGGAACCCCAGTCATAG
- the rpsF gene encoding 30S ribosomal protein S6, translated as MRKYELMVILDPTIEERSIGTSMEKILRQVTTEGGTVDNIDVWGKRHLAYEIQKHSEGYYVVADLTCSSDMAKEIDRQLGLNESVLRTKLLRRDQK; from the coding sequence TTGCGTAAATATGAACTAATGGTCATCCTTGACCCCACCATTGAGGAACGTTCAATCGGCACCTCGATGGAGAAGATCCTCCGCCAAGTAACTACCGAAGGCGGAACTGTGGACAACATCGATGTCTGGGGTAAGCGTCACCTCGCTTACGAGATCCAGAAGCACTCCGAGGGCTACTACGTGGTTGCTGACCTAACCTGCAGCTCCGACATGGCCAAAGAGATCGACCGTCAGCTTGGCCTGAACGAGTCGGTTCTTCGAACCAAGCTTCTGCGCCGCGACCAGAAGTAG
- a CDS encoding HepT-like ribonuclease domain-containing protein — protein MTEVELFEEALVQLAKILEYSKRNLEDEVVVDAIALRLATMIDTLSRLSELTLMESFGENWKLMRGMRNRIAHGYMTVDPEAVAATVQKDLPQIESAIRSYLSDSA, from the coding sequence ATGACCGAAGTGGAGTTATTTGAGGAGGCGCTTGTCCAGCTAGCTAAGATACTCGAGTATTCCAAGCGCAATTTGGAGGACGAAGTTGTAGTCGATGCGATCGCGCTTCGGTTAGCAACAATGATCGATACTCTTTCGCGTTTGTCTGAGTTGACTCTTATGGAGAGCTTTGGCGAAAACTGGAAACTGATGCGTGGGATGCGCAATCGAATAGCTCATGGATATATGACCGTCGATCCAGAGGCGGTTGCCGCAACGGTTCAAAAGGACCTCCCCCAAATAGAGAGCGCTATTCGGAGTTACCTCTCCGATTCAGCTTAG
- a CDS encoding CCA tRNA nucleotidyltransferase, with amino-acid sequence MVEHAPSLVGAGDIPALLANAQSAFADLPRSVMELADLFVEADHEIALVGGPVRDAFLGIVPHDFDLTTSARPEETERILRQWGGKTWDVGRAFGTVAAKKGPIEVEVTTYRTEEYQEDSRKPAVTYGETLEGDLSRRDFTVNAMAMRLPSMALVDPHGGLEDLATGLLKTPVTATQSFRDDPLRIMRAARFAAQLGIDVEYDVMTAMSEERDRLRIVSAERIQAELERLIISPEPRRGIELMVYTGVADIVLPEVSGLVETVDEHGRHKDVYEHTLTVLDQAIDLETGPDGAVPGPDFVLRFAALMHDVGKPATRRFHGSKVSFHHHEIVGAKMTRKRMKELRFDTATTKAVTELVAGHLRFHGYGESAWTDSAVRRYVTDAGDQLERLNRLTRADCTTRNRRKAERLSAAYDDLETRIAELREQEELDSIRPDLDGSQIMKLLNLEPSREVGEAYKYLLQLRMDEGPLGEEEATKRLLEWWNQRNFAKGESR; translated from the coding sequence TTGGTAGAACACGCGCCTTCCTTGGTTGGAGCCGGGGACATCCCGGCGCTGCTGGCTAACGCGCAGTCCGCTTTTGCTGATTTGCCGCGGTCTGTGATGGAACTAGCGGATCTGTTCGTGGAGGCCGACCACGAGATTGCCCTGGTGGGTGGCCCGGTTCGTGACGCCTTTTTGGGGATTGTCCCACACGACTTTGATCTGACCACTTCGGCGCGTCCCGAGGAGACTGAGCGAATCCTGAGGCAGTGGGGTGGAAAGACTTGGGATGTCGGTCGGGCATTTGGAACTGTCGCGGCGAAGAAGGGGCCGATCGAAGTCGAGGTGACGACATACCGAACCGAGGAGTATCAGGAGGATTCCCGTAAGCCCGCTGTGACCTATGGGGAGACGCTTGAAGGAGACTTGTCGCGGCGTGACTTCACCGTCAATGCGATGGCGATGCGACTTCCGTCGATGGCACTTGTCGATCCCCACGGTGGACTTGAGGATTTGGCGACAGGATTACTGAAGACTCCTGTGACGGCGACCCAGTCTTTTAGGGATGATCCACTTCGGATAATGAGGGCGGCCCGATTCGCGGCTCAACTGGGCATCGACGTTGAATACGACGTAATGACCGCGATGTCGGAGGAACGGGATCGGTTACGCATCGTTTCGGCTGAACGAATCCAAGCAGAGCTTGAGCGACTGATCATCAGCCCAGAGCCACGGCGAGGCATAGAGCTAATGGTCTACACGGGAGTGGCGGATATTGTCCTACCTGAGGTGTCGGGGCTGGTTGAAACGGTGGACGAGCACGGTCGGCATAAGGATGTTTACGAACACACCCTCACCGTCCTAGACCAGGCAATCGACCTGGAGACAGGGCCGGACGGGGCAGTGCCGGGACCCGACTTCGTCCTGCGGTTTGCAGCTTTGATGCATGACGTCGGAAAACCTGCAACAAGACGTTTCCACGGGTCGAAGGTCAGTTTCCATCATCACGAGATTGTCGGCGCCAAGATGACCCGTAAGCGGATGAAGGAACTCAGGTTCGATACAGCGACGACGAAGGCGGTCACCGAGTTAGTTGCCGGACATTTGAGGTTCCACGGTTATGGCGAAAGCGCATGGACAGACTCTGCTGTACGGCGTTACGTTACCGACGCGGGGGATCAGCTTGAAAGACTTAATCGTCTGACGCGAGCTGACTGCACGACCCGGAATCGCCGCAAAGCCGAGCGTCTTTCAGCGGCCTACGATGACCTTGAGACCCGTATTGCGGAGCTCCGAGAGCAAGAGGAACTTGACTCGATCCGTCCCGATTTGGACGGCAGCCAGATAATGAAACTGCTCAACCTGGAGCCCTCACGCGAAGTGGGCGAAGCCTACAAGTACCTACTTCAGCTACGTATGGACGAGGGGCCTTTGGGAGAGGAAGAGGCGACTAAACGTCTTCTTGAGTGGTGGAACCAGCGGAATTTCGCTAAGGGCGAGTCCCGCTAA
- the dnaB gene encoding replicative DNA helicase: protein MDSDSFDRIPPQAPEAEQSVLGSMLLSKDVIGDVGEMLKGTDFYKPANETVFDTILALYSRGEPADPITVAEQLSREGALGRIGGAAYLHTLVAMVPTAANATYYAQIVRDKARLRGLVSAGTRIVQLGYAEDGGEVDGLLDLAQSEIMAVSESRSGQDYVDLATLSEEALGELNDIAANKGKLNGVPTGFADLDRLTQGLHGGQMIIIAARPAMGKSTLALDFSRAAAIHSDIPVAVFSLEMSRSEIAMRLFSAETGVWLSKMRSGDMNANDWKIMSKRVSEISSAPLFVDDSPNMSMNEIRSKCRRLKQQSNLGLVIIDYLQLMSSGRAVESRQQEVSEFSRSLKLLAKELDVPVVAVAQLNRGPEARADHRPMLADLRESGSLEQDADVVILLNRPEYYDPDDRPGEADIIVAKHRNGPTDTIPVVFKGAQAHFANMATIPAPGDF, encoded by the coding sequence TTGGACAGCGATTCATTTGACCGCATCCCGCCTCAAGCTCCCGAGGCCGAGCAGTCGGTTCTCGGATCAATGCTTCTGTCTAAGGACGTCATTGGTGACGTGGGCGAAATGCTCAAGGGTACCGACTTCTACAAGCCGGCAAACGAGACTGTCTTTGACACGATCCTGGCGCTGTATTCGCGGGGTGAGCCAGCCGATCCGATAACTGTTGCTGAGCAGTTGTCACGCGAGGGTGCGTTGGGTCGGATCGGAGGAGCCGCCTACCTGCACACTCTGGTGGCGATGGTGCCGACCGCAGCGAACGCTACCTACTACGCGCAGATCGTTCGCGACAAGGCGCGCCTTCGCGGATTGGTGAGTGCGGGAACGCGGATTGTCCAACTCGGCTATGCCGAGGATGGTGGAGAAGTCGACGGACTTTTGGACTTGGCGCAGTCCGAGATCATGGCAGTCTCCGAGTCGCGTAGCGGTCAAGATTACGTTGACCTTGCGACACTGTCGGAGGAGGCGCTCGGAGAACTCAACGACATTGCCGCCAACAAAGGTAAGTTGAACGGTGTTCCAACCGGGTTTGCGGACCTCGATCGCCTGACGCAGGGTCTGCACGGGGGTCAGATGATCATCATCGCTGCGCGCCCGGCAATGGGTAAATCGACACTGGCCCTCGACTTCTCCAGGGCGGCCGCAATTCATAGCGACATCCCGGTCGCGGTGTTCTCTCTTGAGATGTCTCGCTCGGAGATCGCAATGCGTCTTTTCTCAGCGGAGACGGGGGTTTGGCTCTCGAAGATGCGTTCAGGAGACATGAATGCAAACGACTGGAAGATCATGTCGAAGCGGGTCTCAGAGATCTCGTCTGCGCCGCTATTCGTTGATGATTCTCCGAACATGTCAATGAATGAGATCCGCTCAAAATGCCGCCGCCTGAAGCAGCAGAGTAACCTCGGGCTGGTCATAATCGACTATTTGCAACTGATGTCGTCAGGTCGCGCGGTTGAGTCGAGGCAGCAAGAGGTTAGTGAGTTCTCGCGGTCCCTGAAGCTGTTGGCGAAGGAACTCGACGTTCCAGTGGTGGCTGTGGCTCAGTTGAATCGTGGGCCCGAGGCGAGGGCTGATCACCGACCGATGCTGGCTGATCTGCGCGAGTCGGGCTCGCTCGAACAAGACGCGGATGTGGTTATTCTGTTGAACCGGCCGGAGTATTACGATCCGGATGATCGTCCGGGAGAGGCAGACATTATTGTGGCAAAGCACAGGAATGGGCCGACTGATACGATCCCGGTCGTTTTCAAGGGTGCGCAAGCACACTTCGCGAACATGGCAACGATCCCGGCCCCGGGAGATTTCTAG
- a CDS encoding MATE family efflux transporter — MSESNSGDNNPRPQVDSSARGILALAVPALGSLVIEPLLTLIDSVMVGHLGTAPLASLSLASTILTTLVGVFVFLAYSTTAITARALGSVKPNEGIRGGIEAMWLALGLGIVLVIALVAGAPWVVSVMGAEGEVAVGAITYLRAASFGMIGMLVILAATGTLRGLLDMKTPLYVLAIGSVINVILNATLIYGAGLGILGAGIGLSITQTLMAAMLVFKVASQARERGVKLHPSTSGVLSSASEGFPLFIRTISLRAALLATVFVATRAGMLALAGHQVVNSIWSMTAFALDALAIAAQSLVGVSLGAGRRDELRSLVRRLTLWGLVGAGILGLLVAITSHWLPLLFGSDPQMHTVASRGLLIAGLLMPIAGVVFILDGVLIGAAEGRYLAKMGLLTLVLYLPALGGLMWWISMHEPLDAAGQTIALGWLWVAFAGWFMLLRAIANAIRAFSDRMGELQTTN; from the coding sequence ATGAGTGAGTCGAATTCGGGGGATAACAACCCTAGACCGCAGGTCGATAGTTCAGCGCGGGGCATCCTCGCACTGGCAGTTCCCGCACTCGGATCCCTCGTCATTGAGCCGCTTTTGACTCTCATCGACTCGGTCATGGTCGGGCACCTTGGGACCGCACCACTCGCCTCCCTTTCGCTCGCTTCCACCATCCTCACAACCCTGGTCGGAGTCTTTGTCTTTCTCGCCTACTCGACCACCGCGATCACCGCTCGCGCTCTGGGTTCGGTCAAACCGAATGAGGGTATCCGCGGGGGTATCGAAGCAATGTGGCTCGCCCTAGGACTCGGAATTGTCCTGGTTATTGCCCTTGTCGCCGGAGCCCCCTGGGTGGTTTCAGTAATGGGCGCCGAGGGTGAGGTGGCAGTCGGTGCCATCACCTACCTCCGCGCCGCATCTTTCGGGATGATTGGGATGCTGGTTATCTTGGCGGCCACCGGTACCCTTCGGGGTCTGCTTGACATGAAAACTCCCCTCTACGTTCTGGCCATCGGCTCGGTCATCAACGTCATCCTCAACGCCACTTTGATTTATGGAGCGGGACTGGGGATCCTTGGCGCAGGAATCGGACTTTCAATCACCCAAACGCTGATGGCAGCAATGCTTGTTTTCAAAGTTGCCAGTCAGGCCCGCGAGCGCGGGGTGAAACTTCATCCTTCTACCTCAGGGGTTCTCTCGTCCGCGTCCGAGGGCTTTCCTTTGTTCATCCGAACCATCTCACTTCGTGCGGCTCTGTTGGCAACTGTGTTTGTGGCGACGAGAGCCGGCATGCTGGCTCTCGCCGGTCACCAGGTAGTCAACTCAATCTGGTCAATGACGGCGTTCGCCTTGGACGCGTTGGCCATCGCAGCGCAATCATTGGTTGGGGTCTCACTAGGTGCGGGTCGCCGTGATGAACTCCGATCCCTTGTACGCAGACTCACGCTCTGGGGACTAGTTGGAGCCGGGATACTGGGACTGCTGGTCGCGATCACCTCCCACTGGTTACCTCTGCTTTTCGGGTCAGATCCGCAGATGCACACTGTCGCGAGTCGCGGTCTTTTGATCGCGGGGCTCCTTATGCCCATAGCCGGAGTGGTGTTTATCCTCGACGGAGTGCTTATCGGAGCAGCCGAGGGACGATATCTGGCGAAGATGGGCCTACTGACCCTAGTTCTCTACCTGCCCGCGCTGGGTGGCCTCATGTGGTGGATTTCCATGCACGAACCGCTGGATGCAGCCGGACAAACCATTGCACTCGGCTGGCTGTGGGTCGCGTTCGCCGGATGGTTCATGCTTCTAAGAGCAATAGCCAACGCCATCAGAGCCTTCTCTGACAGAATGGGTGAACTCCAGACGACGAACTAG
- a CDS encoding single-stranded DNA-binding protein, which translates to MANDTVITVVGNLTADPNLRYTQSGAAVADFTVASTPRTYDRNSGQFKDGETLFLRCSVWRDYAENVAESLSKGVQVIVQGRLVQRQYTPRDGGEQRTVVELQVDEVGPTLRWAKAQVQRTPRQGGSNFGGNGGNQSGNYSAPASPSSEFSKGGFGAPAGGQVDDPWGAPGNADFDQDPPF; encoded by the coding sequence ATGGCAAACGACACTGTAATAACCGTTGTTGGAAATCTGACTGCCGACCCGAACCTGCGTTACACGCAGTCCGGAGCCGCAGTTGCTGACTTCACCGTTGCGTCGACTCCTCGTACCTATGATCGAAACTCCGGTCAGTTCAAGGACGGGGAAACCCTGTTTTTGCGTTGTAGCGTTTGGCGCGACTACGCAGAAAACGTTGCTGAGTCCCTCTCGAAAGGGGTGCAGGTAATCGTTCAGGGACGCCTGGTTCAACGCCAGTACACACCTCGTGATGGCGGAGAACAGAGAACCGTAGTTGAACTGCAGGTCGACGAAGTCGGCCCAACACTTCGTTGGGCGAAGGCTCAGGTGCAGAGGACTCCCCGACAGGGCGGCAGTAACTTCGGTGGCAATGGTGGAAACCAATCCGGGAACTACTCGGCTCCCGCGTCCCCCAGCAGTGAGTTTTCCAAAGGTGGCTTTGGAGCCCCTGCAGGCGGTCAGGTCGATGATCCGTGGGGCGCTCCCGGGAACGCCGACTTCGATCAAGACCCACCGTTTTAG
- the rplI gene encoding 50S ribosomal protein L9, with protein MTTKLILNRDVERLGQAGDVVEVKDGYARNYLVPRGFATRWTKGAQRHIDQTLEQLRKREIASVEDAIALRERIEESPVVVITKKAGSTGRLFGAVTGKDIAAALAEKFSVPFDPRNVDTTNAIKATGSFPATVKLLGDVVANVEVTVEAAE; from the coding sequence ATGACAACCAAACTAATCCTCAACCGCGACGTTGAGCGCCTAGGCCAGGCCGGAGACGTTGTCGAGGTGAAGGACGGCTACGCACGCAACTATTTGGTCCCCCGCGGATTTGCAACGCGTTGGACTAAGGGTGCGCAGAGGCACATCGACCAGACTCTTGAGCAACTCCGTAAGCGCGAAATTGCCAGCGTTGAGGATGCCATCGCCCTTCGTGAACGTATCGAGGAATCGCCTGTCGTCGTTATCACCAAGAAGGCTGGTAGCACCGGCCGTCTGTTCGGCGCAGTCACCGGCAAGGACATCGCAGCGGCTCTCGCTGAGAAGTTCTCTGTGCCCTTCGATCCTCGTAATGTCGACACCACCAATGCGATCAAGGCAACCGGATCATTCCCGGCGACCGTGAAGCTACTGGGTGATGTCGTTGCAAACGTAGAGGTTACCGTGGAGGCCGCGGAGTAG